One Anatilimnocola floriformis genomic window, GGCGAGAAGGGGAAGAAGTACGCGGTGACGCTGCGCTTCCGCGGCGTGGTCGAGCCGATGATGTATAAGAACGGCAAGCAGGTTGGCGACTACTTCTACATCGGCGGCGAGAAGAACAACGGCACGTACAACATCTATCAGATCAAGGTGTCGTCGCCCGAGTCGCACTACTTTCTCAATCGGCAAGATGCGGTAGGACACAAGATCTTCACGATCGATTACACGCAAACGATCGAAATCGACGGCGGCGCGAAGATCACTTTGCACGGCGACGGCCAGAACGGCCGGATGATCACGAACTTCAAGAAGCTCGTCGTGCCGGATGTCGCCCCCGCGCCGAAACCGTACAACGGCCAGTTTATCCAGGTGGATGTGGTCGAAGTGAAAGAAGTGAAGTAGGTCTTACTTCAGCATCTGCAGATAGGCAATCAAATCGGCCAGCTGTTGCTTGCTCATCGTGCTCTCAAGGCCGGTGGGCATGATCGAGAGCGGACTCGGTTTCATCTCTTCGACATTGCCGCGCACGATGCGGTGTTCATTCTGATCTGCCGTTCGCAAGATGACCGCGTCGGCAGTTTCGCGCGTGATTAAGCCCGTAAGGCTTCTGCCGTCGGTGAGAAGCAACGCTTGCGATTCAAAGCCGCGGGCCAGCGATGAGCTAGGGAAGATCACGGCTTCGAGCAGATCGCGTTGATTTCGCCGCTGACCGATGGTGGATAAGTCGGGCCCGACACGGCCGCCCTCGTTGCCAACGCGATGACAGAGAAAGCAACCGGCGGCGCGATTGAAAAAGACTTGCTTGCCGGAGTTGGCATTGCCGGGCGGCAGTTCGCTGAGCAGAGTTTCGAGACGCGTGCGCTGGGCGCGGTTGGCCATTTCGAGTTGATCAAAGATGGGCTTTAGCGCCGCCTTCGTGCTCGGCGGATAGTGGGCCGCGAGCGCTTCGAGTTGCGGCAGCGCTATCGCCGCAGCGCCTGGCGCTGCGAGGAGCGCAGCGGCCGAAGGATTGCCGATCGCTTCGTTGCCGGGGCGTTCGAACGCGGCGAGCAGCGGGCCGATTTCAAGCGGTCCGGCCGTGGCGAGCGATTTAGTGAGCGTGATTTGCTGGTCTGAAGTCAGGTTCGCTGCCCCGAGCGAACGGGCCGCGAGAATCCGCAGGGCCGGGGCTCTATCGGCAGCGAGTTGCTTCTCCAGCCAGGCAAATTCAGCGGCTTCCAGCGAAGTGCCGGCGCTGATCGGCGCGACGGCGGCGAGGCGAACTTCGGCGGGTCGCTGTTCATCGTTTGCGATCGCTCGCAGCTCACTGAGGAATGAACGCGACGTGGCTCCGGCTGCAGAGATGGCCGCGAGGAGCACTGAAGGCTCTTTATTTTCGAGACTTCGCAACATGGCCGAGCGTAGTTCCGCTGGAACAGCTGTGAGGCGACTTTGCGCGATTGCTTCGAGTAGCAATCGCTGCACGGCTGACGGAGTCTTTTCATTCTGCAATTGCTCGGCGAGCAACTTCTGCACGGCGGGCTGATTCGCAAACGAGACGAGCGCGCTACTGATGAGCGTTTGCTGCGCTTCATCGAGCTTCGGCTGCTTCAACAGTTTGCTGACGGATTCCACCAGTTCTGCGGTCCAACCGGGATGACGGCTGAGCACGTCGAGCGCGGCAGCTTGCAAGGCCAGGTTACTTGTGGCGAGCAACGCAGCGACTTCTTCGCGCTTCAAGTCGCTCGACGGCATTTGATCGAGGGCGATGAGTCCAGCGCGCTGCACATCAGCGTTTTCCTGCTTGAGTGCCGTTCGCGTTTCTGTCGGATCATCGATTTCGATCAGTGCGTAGATGAGCGCATGCTCCAGCGAACGATCGAAGGACGGACCATTGGTTCGTCCTACGGGCTGCAAAGCGGCGAGGATCTCTGGCACGGCCGCGGGTTCGCCGATTTTCCCAAGGGCAGTCGCAGCAGCGAGTCGCACTTCGGCAGGCTGATCAGTGGCGAGCAATGACGTTAGCGCATCCGTAGCAGCTGCGGATTGCAGGGAACCTAAACCAAACGCGGCTAACTGCCGAACTTGCTCGTCCTCATTTTCGAGTGCGGCGATGAGCGCAGAGGCCGCTTTCTCGCTGCCGATCTTGATCAGCGTTTCCGTCGCTTGCAGCCGGCGGGTTTGATTGTCGTCAGCCAGCGCAACGGTCAGGTAAGGCACGGCGGCGTCTTTGTTGCGAACGAGCTGCGCGACTGCTCGCGCTCGGACAGCGAAGCGAGGATCGGCGAGGAGT contains:
- a CDS encoding HEAT repeat domain-containing protein, whose amino-acid sequence is MTSATSRFRGCTFRAVVKDFVTSTSNDFHPTDVLQDADGSLLVIDTGGWFRSGCPTSQIAKPEVPGAIYRVRRTAAQKIADPWGMKIAWDRATAEELIKLLADPRFAVRARAVAQLVRNKDAAVPYLTVALADDNQTRRLQATETLIKIGSEKAASALIAALENEDEQVRQLAAFGLGSLQSAAATDALTSLLATDQPAEVRLAAATALGKIGEPAAVPEILAALQPVGRTNGPSFDRSLEHALIYALIEIDDPTETRTALKQENADVQRAGLIALDQMPSSDLKREEVAALLATSNLALQAAALDVLSRHPGWTAELVESVSKLLKQPKLDEAQQTLISSALVSFANQPAVQKLLAEQLQNEKTPSAVQRLLLEAIAQSRLTAVPAELRSAMLRSLENKEPSVLLAAISAAGATSRSFLSELRAIANDEQRPAEVRLAAVAPISAGTSLEAAEFAWLEKQLAADRAPALRILAARSLGAANLTSDQQITLTKSLATAGPLEIGPLLAAFERPGNEAIGNPSAAALLAAPGAAAIALPQLEALAAHYPPSTKAALKPIFDQLEMANRAQRTRLETLLSELPPGNANSGKQVFFNRAAGCFLCHRVGNEGGRVGPDLSTIGQRRNQRDLLEAVIFPSSSLARGFESQALLLTDGRSLTGLITRETADAVILRTADQNEHRIVRGNVEEMKPSPLSIMPTGLESTMSKQQLADLIAYLQMLK